A single region of the Deefgea piscis genome encodes:
- a CDS encoding peptidylprolyl isomerase, whose product MAMGISVNGVDISDDVIQLERQAQPEKTLDEVVKEVILRTVLLQEAQKLAIEGQDDDEIIGKLLEREIKVPQADAASCLQWYEQHPTTFVQGELVTASHILFQVSETVPLELLRAKAESILADILQNPAVFEQCARQYSNCPSGQVGGSLGQFSRGEMVPEFDKVVFALQAGEISPRLLETRFGLHILRCEHKLLGKRLDFAMVKNKIAQYLHESATRQGMNHYLQQKVRAAKIEGFDLIGADSVLMQ is encoded by the coding sequence ATGGCGATGGGAATCTCGGTGAATGGGGTGGATATTAGTGACGACGTAATTCAATTAGAGCGTCAAGCGCAGCCAGAGAAAACACTCGATGAGGTGGTCAAAGAGGTGATTTTACGGACAGTTTTGCTGCAAGAAGCGCAAAAATTAGCCATTGAAGGTCAAGATGACGATGAAATCATTGGTAAGCTATTAGAGCGTGAGATCAAAGTGCCGCAGGCCGATGCTGCAAGTTGTTTGCAATGGTATGAGCAGCACCCAACAACCTTTGTGCAAGGGGAGTTGGTGACGGCCAGTCATATTTTATTTCAAGTAAGCGAGACGGTTCCTTTGGAGTTATTACGGGCGAAGGCCGAGTCGATATTGGCGGATATTTTGCAAAATCCAGCCGTGTTTGAGCAATGTGCTAGGCAGTATTCAAATTGCCCTTCTGGGCAGGTGGGCGGCAGTTTAGGGCAGTTTTCGCGCGGCGAAATGGTGCCTGAATTTGATAAAGTGGTGTTTGCACTGCAAGCGGGGGAAATCTCCCCGCGCTTATTAGAAACCCGATTTGGTTTGCATATCCTACGCTGTGAGCACAAGCTGCTTGGCAAAAGATTAGACTTTGCGATGGTAAAAAATAAAATCGCGCAGTATTTACACGAATCGGCGACTCGGCAGGGGATGAACCACTATTTGCAGCAAAAAGTGAGAGCGGCAAAGATAGAAGGGTTTGATCTGATCGGCGCTGATTCGGTGCTCATGCAATAA
- the narI gene encoding respiratory nitrate reductase subunit gamma: MDYLQYFIFGIYPYIALTIFLLGSLVRFEREQYTWRSESTQMIHRGQLRLGSNLFHIGIIGVFLGHLGGLLTPMVVWQALGVTHEAKQILAMTAGGILGGLGIIGLLILLYRRFSNERLAAMMPMRDKVVLLWLLVTLGLGLLTIPLSMAHLNGDMMVMFMEWAQRIVTFRGDAASFVIGSPLVFQLHIFFGMTFFIIFPFTRMVHVWSGFASVTYLGRAWQLVRPRA, from the coding sequence GGCTCTTTAGTGCGTTTTGAGCGCGAGCAATACACTTGGCGATCCGAATCAACGCAAATGATTCATCGTGGGCAATTGCGCTTAGGTTCAAACTTATTTCATATCGGGATTATTGGGGTGTTTTTGGGGCATTTGGGCGGCCTACTCACCCCGATGGTGGTGTGGCAAGCCTTGGGGGTGACCCACGAAGCAAAACAAATCTTAGCGATGACAGCTGGGGGGATTTTAGGCGGCTTAGGAATTATTGGCCTGCTGATTTTGCTCTATCGCCGCTTTAGTAATGAGCGCTTGGCAGCGATGATGCCAATGCGAGATAAAGTGGTATTGCTGTGGTTATTAGTGACGTTAGGCTTGGGGTTGTTGACGATTCCTTTGTCGATGGCGCATTTAAACGGCGATATGATGGTGATGTTTATGGAATGGGCACAGCGTATTGTGACCTTTCGTGGTGACGCAGCATCTTTTGTTATTGGTTCTCCTTTGGTGTTTCAGCTGCATATTTTCTTTGGAATGACCTTTTTTATTATTTTTCCGTTTACTCGAATGGTGCATGTCTGGAGTGGTTTTGCCAGTGTGACTTATCTAGGGCGAGCTTGGCAGTTAGTGCGCCCGCGCGCTTAA